The proteins below are encoded in one region of Lepisosteus oculatus isolate fLepOcu1 chromosome 10, fLepOcu1.hap2, whole genome shotgun sequence:
- the LOC102693764 gene encoding leucine-rich repeat-containing protein 72 isoform X1: MEQVIRDILQKHGIKKSVDVSELYLARKALASVCDLSGFPMLNYLWLNNNKIREIPCLTYNYRLTELYLHNNEITNITGCLNHLTSLQVLLLHKNQLRKLGEAVSELRGMQFLMTLTFFLNPFAQDPGYRLHVIYYLPSVTVLDRRAFSSSLFFTAIKQEERIAASHLFDPERNRVLQSLAFGRRVEKPMIIKKTTATKDKGVPVDYQGADGKYGLRRQQHRFPSKDHPDPSVIKTLQRSVMQFSSMDWNNIPTSQQNPLEDQPSESPQIITVKFR; this comes from the exons ATGGAGCAG GTGATAAGAGATATACTGCAAAAGCATGGGATTAAGAAATCTGTCGATGTCAGTGAGCTTTATCTTGCGAGGAA AGCTCTTGCCAGTGTCTGCGACCTCTCTGGATTCCCCATGCTAAACTATCTGTGGCTCAACAATAATAAG ATTAGGGAAATTCCCTGCTTGACTTATAACTACCGACTGACAGAACTGTACCTCCACAATAATGAAATTACCAATATAACAG GGTGCCTGAACCACCTGACTTCTCTGCAGGTTCTCCTGCTTCACAAGAACCAGCTGCGGAAGCTGGGAGAGGCTGTGTCTGAGCTCAGGGGGATGCAGTTCCTGATGACACTCA CTTTTTTCCTTAACCCATTTGCCCAAGATCCAGGCTATCGGCTCCATGTTATTTATTACCTACCATCAGTTACAGTGCTTGACAGGCGAG CGTTTTCAAGCAGTTTGTTCTTCACAGCAATAAAGCAAGAGGAAAGGATTGCTGCATCTCATCTGTTTGATCCTGAGCGAAACCGTGTCCTTCAGTCACTGGCTTTTGGAAGACGAGTAGAAAAACCCAtgatcataaaaaaaacaacagcgaCAAAGGACAAAGGAGTTCCTGTAGACTACCAGGGCGCTGATG GTAAGTATGGGTTGAGAAGACAGCAACACAG GTTTCCCAGCAAGGACCATCCAGATCCTTCAGTAATCAAAACCCTGCAAAGATCAGTGATGCAGTTCTCTTCCATGGACTGGAATAACATACCTACTTCACAACAAAACCCCCTGGAGGACCAGCCTTCCGAATCCCCTCAGATTATCACTGTGAAATTCAGATGA
- the LOC102693764 gene encoding leucine-rich repeat-containing protein 72 isoform X2, producing the protein MEQVIRDILQKHGIKKSVDVSELYLARKALASVCDLSGFPMLNYLWLNNNKIREIPCLTYNYRLTELYLHNNEITNITGCLNHLTSLQVLLLHKNQLRKLGEAVSELRGMQFLMTLTFFLNPFAQDPGYRLHVIYYLPSVTVLDRRAIKQEERIAASHLFDPERNRVLQSLAFGRRVEKPMIIKKTTATKDKGVPVDYQGADGKYGLRRQQHRFPSKDHPDPSVIKTLQRSVMQFSSMDWNNIPTSQQNPLEDQPSESPQIITVKFR; encoded by the exons ATGGAGCAG GTGATAAGAGATATACTGCAAAAGCATGGGATTAAGAAATCTGTCGATGTCAGTGAGCTTTATCTTGCGAGGAA AGCTCTTGCCAGTGTCTGCGACCTCTCTGGATTCCCCATGCTAAACTATCTGTGGCTCAACAATAATAAG ATTAGGGAAATTCCCTGCTTGACTTATAACTACCGACTGACAGAACTGTACCTCCACAATAATGAAATTACCAATATAACAG GGTGCCTGAACCACCTGACTTCTCTGCAGGTTCTCCTGCTTCACAAGAACCAGCTGCGGAAGCTGGGAGAGGCTGTGTCTGAGCTCAGGGGGATGCAGTTCCTGATGACACTCA CTTTTTTCCTTAACCCATTTGCCCAAGATCCAGGCTATCGGCTCCATGTTATTTATTACCTACCATCAGTTACAGTGCTTGACAGGCGAG CAATAAAGCAAGAGGAAAGGATTGCTGCATCTCATCTGTTTGATCCTGAGCGAAACCGTGTCCTTCAGTCACTGGCTTTTGGAAGACGAGTAGAAAAACCCAtgatcataaaaaaaacaacagcgaCAAAGGACAAAGGAGTTCCTGTAGACTACCAGGGCGCTGATG GTAAGTATGGGTTGAGAAGACAGCAACACAG GTTTCCCAGCAAGGACCATCCAGATCCTTCAGTAATCAAAACCCTGCAAAGATCAGTGATGCAGTTCTCTTCCATGGACTGGAATAACATACCTACTTCACAACAAAACCCCCTGGAGGACCAGCCTTCCGAATCCCCTCAGATTATCACTGTGAAATTCAGATGA
- the sostdc1a gene encoding sclerostin domain-containing protein 1a — MLLNTVAYRLLFLAGILVKGYLTFKNDATEILYTHVVHPVQDQPVNVSLNQARNGGRNLGHTGSDRNDQSQVGCRELRSTKYISDGQCTSINPVKELVCAGECLPAEMLPNWIGGGGGSGRKYWSRRNAQEWRCVNDKTRTQRIQLQCRDGSTRTYKITVVTSCRCKRYARQHNESSHKFGEASRPNPPHQHRGKKRQGKASAQSVNWHELEAKN, encoded by the exons ATGCTCCTGAATACGGTTGCGTACCGCCTGCTGTTTTTAGCAGGCATCCTAGTAAAAGGGTATCTGACTTTCAAGAATGATGCTACAGAGATTCTGTACACCCACGTGGTTCACCCTGTCCAAGATCAGCCCGTCAACGTGTCGTTAAATCAGGCAAGAAATGGAGGCAGAAACTTGGGACATACTGGGTCCGATCGAAACG ATCAAAGTCAGGTTGGGTGCAGAGAACTCCGATCCACAAAATACATCTCGGACGGCCAGTGCACCAGTATAAACCCCGTGAAGGAACTTGTGTGCGCCGGCGAGTGCCTGCCGGCCGAGATGCTGCCCAACTGGataggcggcggcggcggctccGGCCGCAAGTACTGGAGCCGGCGCAACGCGCAGGAGTGGCGCTGCGTGAACGACAAGACCCGGACGCAGCGCATCCAGCTGCAGTGCCGCGACGGCAGCACAAGAACGTACAAAATCACGGTGGTCACCTCCTGCCGCTGCAAGCGCTACGCGCGGCAGCACAACGAGTCCAGCCACAAGTTCGGGGAGGCGTCCCGGCCGAACCCCCCGCACCAGCACCGGGGCAAGAAGCGACAGGGCAAGGCCAGCGCGCAGAGCGTCAACTGGCACGAACTGGAGGCCAAAAACTAA